AAGTACATTATGGGAATCCTCACGATATCATGGTGGAAATCAATGAAGTCTATGACTAATTATTACTAGGCTTCCAACAGGAGAGAGCAAACATGATCCGACCCTTCCATCCTTGAACCATCCATTTCCCATCCTCATCCACCACAAAATTCTTATTGTAATGCTGCTTCTTCACTATAGCCCTCAATTCCCTCATAATTTCTTGGTTCACCGGGAGCTGTCTGAATCCAGCACGGACGTTCCTGACTTGCCATTGCTGGTACGATTCGGGCCTCTCAACCCTCTCAGTACCCTCGCACGCGATCACATTCATAATACCCCTTCCCCACACCTCCCCCTCATACATCCGCCTCCCCTCGTCTTCATGCGGTACAACAGTGTCAAACATATCAAACAACGAAGAGAAATAGAAGATCGCCTCCCTGAATCGTGTGAGGAAGAATGGGGCATTATAATACCCATTTTGAACTCCATGGATGAATATATCCGGATTGATCCTCCTCACCAAGTTGAGAACAGCATCACGTGGACAATTCACCGTCTCCATCTCATCTAGCATGTTCTTTAGCCTGTACAAACAATTGACAACGAGAACCTCGTCACTCTCAATCTTGAGATCCTCAAGATTGATCGTGTCCCATTTCTGCGCTATGGCATTGAACTCAAATGGGACACCAAATCTCTTGCAGTACATCGCAATTCTTCACCCCGTTTCCTCAACCCTATCAGCTGGGCGTAAACCTGGTTGAGGAAAGTCGATTCCCGTAATCCGAATCCTAGGCGGCCCGCAAGGCCTCATGGAGAACCTCTGGATAAGACAATGCCATTGGAACCCATACAGAATACCAAAATCGATGATGTGAAGCCTTTGTGTATCCTGAACAAGTGTTCCAATTGATCTATTTGCATACATATTAGACAGCCAGTTGAAAGGGCACGCTTTTACATATGCCTCGTAGCCTCTCATGACATCCGCAGCTGAAATCCACTTGGTGGTAAGACCAGCATATAATGTTGGCCCGATTCTAGCCACACGCGCCTCAAGTGCATTAGCAAAGTAATGTGCCAATCTTTCGATTCCGTCCCCGTAAGGAGAAGAGTGTTGTCTAATCCCATTTAGGAGGTTGTTGACACTACTAATATCAGCTCTTGAAATAGCTCTCGCGCACTCAGACAGGAGGGTCGTCAAATCCACCACTTCCTTTTTGTTGCCATCTTTGTTAtgactctctctttctccttcgCTGGACCCTATTAATGGCTCCTTCTGTTTTTTTCGCAATTTTTTGCCGGCCCCAGTTGGAGAGGCATCATGATCATGCACAAGAACTAGTGAGGAGTGCTCATGCAAATGGGGATTCAAGCGAGGGCAGAGTAAGACTTTGTCGTATATCTCAAAATGGTAATTGGACTCTTCGGCAAACCTAGCCATATGCTTTTTACCCCTGCCACCATCCACAAAATCGCCTTCGTCCTCTCGATTGtggattttcttttctattgatcTATTTGGCGACTTCTCCTGCTTattctcatcttcttctccCATGCTCCCATAGGACGACGATTTGATAACATGTAATGGATTAAAAAGATTGTCGACTAACCCATCGCCGGATCCACCTTTTGAAGGGGTAATTGACTGCAAACGGGACTGGCCAACAAAGCCGTGGACAAAACCAAAGCTATTGCTACTTCCATCGAACTTGAAAACAAGAGGATTCTGAATCTCTTGATTGGAAAAAGCCGAATCCGGGTATTCCTTGCCAAGAGCATCGTAGAAGGATTTTTCGGTGGCTTGGAGAGCCAAGCCCTGTTGAAACATACAGGGCTTGTTTTCCAAATCATCTTCTTCCATAAGCATTTGGGTTATCAGCCTTAGAGTTCCATCACAGAAATCAGCTTCTGATGACGCGTTCGAGTCTGAGCTCACACCCGAAGATGAAGCAGGAGACACATGCTTTGTGTACCCTTCACTTAAAAGGGAAGGTAGATCTACGGAGTACTCACGTCGATTTTGGTACAAAAAAGGTGCAGAAAATAGTTGTTCAAGTTCACCCATTGGAATCTTATCCGACGATAATTTCGAGGTACAAACGATCAAAACACCAAGTTGATTTGTGGGTAATCGGTTAGGTGAAAGAATTAGAAAAAGATCGATGTAAGCGAGAATATGAGAAGACCAAGAGAGTGACCAAGTGGTTTCTGGGAAtatagagagaaaagagagaatcGCGGAGTTTGGATTAGTCCCAGATTATGCGGAGTCGCAGAATGTAGGTGGCTGGGTGAGGTAGCATCTCACGATGTTTACTTAGCTATAAAAGAACAAAGTCAAATACATTTTGAGAGTTCGAAGATTTCATTAGTCAAATACAGTTCAGTAGATTTCATGAGCTGATCCCCATCGATGAGTGGCCAAAGAACAAGAAAAGTAGTTTCCGGAATAGATAGTTTATTACTATAGCAGCAGCCGGCGGGTGCCAGACAGTACGTGCGCCGGCCAGACAGTAGTACGTGTGCTCGTAAAATTAAACAAAAGTATGTGTAACTAGCGATGTTGAGATTGAAAGATAGAGACAGCATTATTGTACAATAATCTAGCAAAATAATTCAAACGTACAAAAATGTTGCGTGCGTTTGGActtttggagagaaaaacagtacaataacaaAGAATCAACTCAAAAAAAGATGTTTCTagttattattatatttttgtttcaattctgATGACTATAGTAGATCAAAGTGATATCCGATTCTTTGAAATTACTGGTAATTAGTTTGCACGAATATGGAATTTAGAGTTTCGTCCAGTGTAGCATTTGTCGACCATTGGCACATGGAATTCACGGGATAAGACAAAAGTCGCTTTGTTTTATTATACAGATACTATCTCGTTCTAATTCTCTTGCTTACGAGTGATGTGTGTATGCGTGAGCTGTTACAAATTAATATAGTATTTTTTGAAGAGCTTAGCAGTCAACCAGAGCCGGCTTTGCCTTTTGGGCAACTAAAGCCCAAGCTTAAGGCCCCAATTTTATACAACTATATTTTATGTGTGTGTCTATGACAAAAGTAGTAATGAGAAGTAATGGCTGGGAAGCTTGTGATTGTTCATATACTCACAAGGGGTATCTAGCTAGTGCTTGCAAGTAATGGCTGACCTAGAAATTTGATGGTGTGGAGACACTCTATTGACGATGTCGTGAAATATAATTTGTTTCATAATAAACCGCAACAGTATAATACTGAGCccatttcagaaaccttcttaaaaaataagtacttattttggaacttttcaaaaaaaaaagaagaagattgttccacaaaacccaaataagcaacttatttcatatttttaaactcaaaaataatttaaatgaaaaataattttttaattctttttgcaccgtattaaagatctcattgagatctatcaaataagatccatattgatagaaaaattatttgcataaacacatgatttttgagcttgaaattatcttcttaaaaaataagtacttattcaccATTTTCTGGAACAAACCttattattacacaaaaaaataagaactttgaGACGTTCTGAAAAGTACTCTTAACTTATATACTTTCATTGCGAGACACAAAATTTTACATTGCACAATTTTCACTACAATGTGTAAAAACAATTGGAAAAAGTCTGAGATTTTCATCAATAAAGATTGTGAAATGCATTTTTGTAATTGATCTCAAAGATCTTTTTTCATAATGAGATACTTCAGTTTCCGACTTTTTAACGTTATTTTTTACACCCCAACTAGACTAGCAAATCAACAATTTATAAACAGAAAATTGTAAATCAAATAACCTTACGGGAGAAAGTTGATGCATGATACGAGAGAAATCTATTTAGTTTGAAGTTTCATATATACAAGTGTATGTTTTGATTTGTGTGTTACTAACATAATTATTCAATAAATGTAGAGCCATAAGTagaattatttaattttgagtAGGACACAGGACCCCAAGCATGCCCCTGAAGGAGAATTACGAACTCATCGAAACACTATGATCATATATAGTGACCTTGAAAAATCTAAGTGCCTAAGGCTACACCAATGAAATACAAAGATGCAATATTGCAAAGAAAGGGTAAAATACAACAGTAATTTAGCTAAGTTAATCCAGTTTTACAGGACAGAAAAGCAGAGAAAAGTGGATTGACAAAAACGGCAGTACCGCCTCTTGCATCGTATTAATTGCTAGAGCCCTACCTTCGGCGTACCCGTCTAACGGTTAAGATAACGAACGATGAAATTCGTAAATGCACTGAGGTTACCCCTAACCAGAACCGTGACTCACTAGTTATTGAAGTCTATGACTACTTAGTAGGCTTCCAACAGGAGAGAGCAAACATGATCCGACCCTTCCATCCTTGAACCATCCATTTCCCATCCTCATCCACCACAAAATTCTTATTGTAATGCTGCTTCACTGTAGCCCTCAATTCCCTCATAATTTCTTGGTTCAACGGGAGCTGTGTGAATCCAGCACGGACGTTCCTGACTTGCCATTGCTGATACGATTCGGGCCTCTCAACCCTCTCAGTACCCTCACACGCGATCACATTCATAATAACCCTTCCCCACACCTCCTCCTCATGCATCCGCCTCCCATCGTCTTCACGCGGTACAACAGTGTCAAACATATCAAATAACGAAGAGAAATAGAAGATCGCTTCCCTGAATCGTGTGAGGAAGAATGGGGCATTATAATACCCATTTTGAACTCCATGAATGAATATATCCGGATTGATCCTCTTCACCAAGTTGAGAACAGCATCACGTGGACAATTCACCGTCTCCATCTCATCTAGCATGTTCTTTAGCCTGTACGAACAATTGACAACAAGAACCTCGTTACTCTCAATCTTGAGATCCTCAAGCTTGATTGTGTCCCATTTCTGCGCTATGGCATTGAACTCAAATGGGACACCAAATCTCTTGCAGTACATCGCAATTCTTTGCCCCGTTTCCTCAACCATTTCAGCTGGGCGTAAACCTGGTTGAGGAAAGTCGATACCCGTAATGCGGATCTTAGGCGGCCCACCAGGCCTCATGGAGAACCTCTGGATAAGACAAGGCCATTGGAACCCATACAAAATACCGAAATCGATGATGTGAAGCCTTTGTGAATCATGAActagtgtttcaattgatctaTTTGCGTACCTATTAGACATCCAATTGAAAGGGCACGCTTTGACATATATCTCATAGCCTCTCCTGACATCCGCAGCTGAAATCCACTTGGTGGTAAGACCAGCATATAAAGTTGGCCCGATTCTAGCCACACGCGCCTCAAGTGCATTAGCAAAGTAATGTGCCAATCTTTCGATTCCGTCCCCGTAAGGAGAAGAGTGTTGTCTAATCCCATTTAGGAGGTTGTTGACACTACTAATATCAGCTCTTGAAATAGCTCTCGCGCACTCAGACAGGAGGGTCGTCAAATCCACCACTTCCTTCTTGTTGCCATCTTTCTTACGACGCTCTCTTTCTCCTTCACTGGACCCTATTAATGGTTCCTTCTGTTTTTTTCGCAATTTTTTGCCTGCCCCAGTTGGAGAGGCATCATGATCATGCACAAGAACTAGTGAGGAGTGCTCATGCAAATGGGGATTCAAGAGAGGGCAGAGTAAGACTTTGTCGTATATCTCAAAATGGTAATTGGACTCTTCGGCAAAACTAGCCATACGCTTTTTACCCCTGCCACCATCCACAAAATCGCCTTTGTCCTCTCGATCATGGGTTTTCTTTCCTATTGATCTATTTGGCGACTTCTCCTGCTTattctcatcttcttctcctgTGCTCCCATAGGACGACGATTCTAAAACATGTGACGGACTAAAAAGATTGTCGACTAACCCATCACCGGATCCACCTTTTGAAGGGATAATTGACTGCAAAAGCCACTGGCCAACAAAGCCGTGGACAAAACCAAAGCTGTTGCTACTTTGACCACCATCTGGGGTCCTAGTACTTCCATCAAAGGTGAAAGCACGAGGATTTTGAATCAAATGATTGGAAAAAGTCGAATCCGGGTATTCCTTACCAAGAGCATCGTAGAAGGATTTCTCGGTGGCTTGGAGAGCCAAGCCCTGTTGAAACATACAGGTCTTACTTTCCAAATCATCTTCCTCCATAATCATTTGGTTTATCAGCCTGAGAGTTCCATCGCAGAAATCGCCTTGTTTTGACGCATTCGAGTCCTCCGAGCTCACACCCGACGATGAAGCAGGAGACACATGCTCTGTGTACCCTTCACTCGAAAGGGAAGGTAGATCTATGGAGTACTCATGTCGATTTTGGTACAAAAAAGGAGCAGAAAATAGCTGTTCAAGTTCACCCATTGGAATCTTATCCGACGATAATTTCGAGGTACAAACGATCAAAACACCAAGTTGATTTGTGGGTAATCAGTTAGGTGAAAGAATTAGAAAAAGATTGATGTAAGCGAGAATATGAGAAGACCAAGAGAGTGACCAAGTGGTTTCTGGGAAtatagagagaaaagagagaatcGCAGAGTTTCGATTAGTCCCAGATTATGCGGAGTTGCAGAATGTAAGTGGCTGGGTCATGAGGTAGCATCTCACGATGTTCATAGCTACAGTATAAAAGAACAAAGTCAAATAGAGTTCGAAGATTTCATTAGTCAAATACAGTTCAGTAGATTTCATGAGCTGATCCCCATCGATGAGTGGCTATAGAACAAGAAAAGTTGTTTCCGAAATACATAGTATATTATAGCAGCAGCCAACGGGTGCTAGATAGTACATGCGCCGGCCAGACAGTAGTACATGTGCTCGTAAAATTAAACAAAAGTATGTGCAACTAGTGATGTTGAGATTAAAAGATAGAGACAGCATTAATATTGTACGTGCgtttggactttggagagaAAAACACTACAATACAGTTAAGAGGAACAAAGAATCAAGTTTTAGCTAAGTTAATCCAGTTTTACAGgacagaaaagcaaaaaaaaagttgattgaCAAAAACGGCAGTACCGCCTCTTGCGTCGTACAAGTAGTTGCTAGAACCCTACCTTCGGCATACCCTTCTGACGGTTAAGATAACGAACGATGAAATTTGTTGTTCAAGTTCACCCATTAGAATCTATATCCGGTGATAATTTCAAGATTTAAATGATCAAAACGCCAAGTTGTACTAAATAGATTTGTGGGTAATCAGTTAGGTGAAAGAATTAGAAAAAGATCGATGTAAGCGAGAATATGAGAAGACCAAGTGGTTCCCggaaatatagagagagaaaagggagagagaatcGATTAGTCCCAGATTAAGCGGAGTTCGATTAGTCAGTAGTACTATTAATTTACCTACGCAGAATGCAAGTGGCTATTTGATCGAAGAAAGTCAAATACATTTAAGAGTTTGAAGATTTCATTAGTCAAATACAGTTCATTAGATAGATTTCATTTGTCAAATACCCATATATCCATGAGTGGCTATAGGACAAGAAAAGTAGTTTCCGGAATAATACTTTATAGGATGTATAACAGCAGTGTACAATCATATTGTAGCAGCAGCCGGCGGGTGCCAGACAGTACGTGCGCCGGCCAGACAGTAGTACGTGTGCTTGTAATACTAAACAGGAGTATGTGCAACTAGTGACGTTGAGATTGAAAGATAGAGGCAGCATTAATATTGTACAATAATCTTGGAAAATAATTCAAGCGTACAAAAATGTTACGTGCGTTTGGActtttggagagaaaaacaatacaatacagTTAGAGGAACAGGGAATCCACTCAAAAAAGATGTTTCTAGttactaatatttttttggtttcatttccGATGACTAGAGTAGATCAAAGTGGTATCCTACTATGACCAGTATGGCAGTATTGAATGTGATCCATATGTGAATATGGAATTTAGAGTTGTCTAGTGTAGTATTTGTCAACCAACCCCCTTGTAATTGGCACATGGAATTCATAGGATAAGATAAAAGCCGCTTTGTTTTATCATACATACTAGCGGATGAGCCCGTGTCTAAAGGCACTCCGCAACAAAACACTAAACAAAATCTAAACTAACAATGAATCGTTTTTTCTCTCAACTAATCTAATATGACTCCTTCCAACCGGGATTATTTAGCCGAGCCGACTCTTGGCAAATTGCATTAAATTGTGAAAAGGAAATCTTGATAAGAGTCAAGAACCaccacaaaaaaaggaaaaactctACAATAGTACTCAAGGCTAACCAATGGTAACCGCAcctgttgggaaaaaaaaaaaaagtagccgcacaattgaaacaaaattcaatcagaCCTAAATTATCCTAACCTATTGGACAGTTAATCAGCTCTGTTCCTAAGAAATAGAACATGTATTAAGGGAGAGGGCGGGGGGACTAGGGAAGCTGAAAAACTTTATATACTCGGTGTCTCAGCAAACTATTTTCAATGGCATGAAAATACttcaagaaataatattttcatGAACCCATTCCAATCCGATGACCAGAAAATTTTTCATCTAGAAGGAACTTgatgaatccattttttttaatgtagtTTATGTATTTGCTTCCGGTTGCGatttagtagagagagagagagagagagagagagagagagagagagagagagagagagagagagagagagagagagttctttccaaatatatttaCAGGGATCAttctttccaaaaataaaaatatttacaaCCCTAGGAGTATTTGATCTCAACCGAAGAATTCATAGGAGTACAGGGCAACTTTGGACAGTTGAATTTATGTGGCACATAAGATTCAAATACTGAACTaacttattatatagatataatATTCCGTTCTAATGCTCTTGCTTACATGTGGTGTCTATATGCGTGAGTTGTTGCAAATAGTATTTTTGGAAGAGCGTAGCAGTCATCCAAAGCCGGCTCCAATTTTATACAACtattatatatgtgtgtgtatgacAAAAATAGTCTATTCCGTTTGAACAAAAAAGTAAATGACAAAAATAGTAATGAGAAGTTCTCTACAATTAAGGAAAAAGACCCAGGATAGGAAACAAAattctcaataaaaaaaaaaaagaaattcctCAAGATTATGTTATGGGTTGCTTCTTGTTTAGATAAAAGAAATTAGAGTCTCTAGGATAATTAGCCCGAAATATTTTGAGGTAACCATTTGTTTCTCAATCTTTAACTCAGAGCAGATCGATATATTCCAACTCTAAATGTAGCTTTTGTAGAAAGAAGGTTTTCGAAATTATAACGGACAATAAAATTCTCCTTAACATTAATCGCGTGACAATAGAGATTTTAAGTAGATTGGTTTTACTGTCTATAGAACATAATTTCTTAGCAATACTTGACTACAAAGATCTAATTAGTTTATTTTGCAtctcaaaaagtaaaaataaaataaaataaatgttaAGCCCTGATTTTACGGAATAttaatataattttgaaaagccGCATTCTAAATTGTCACTTTAGGCCTCCAATGGTCTTGAGCCGGCCCTCCAGTCACCATCCTTTATTTTCGAGGAAATATATCAAACTGAAACTTGACATTGCAAAACTCCAACTGAGTGAGCTGCCAAATGCTGTGCCGGCGGAGCCGCCAAATGCTGTGCCTCGTGAGTAGCGACCAACCAGTGGATTGGCTAAACAGCCCGAACCTAAGTCTTCAGCCACAACCATAATTGAAAATGCGAGCCACACATTTTTGGTTGAACAACATTACGAGTTTCTAGTGGATACCCCTGTAGCATGACTTTGTTCTTGAGCCTGTTGAGCATTTCTATTGTTCCTGTGCCCGGAGCAGTTCTAATCGAATTTTAGTTCATACATCAGGTTTCCGAgaaccaaaagaagaaaagagatcACCGAATAGAAGAAAGCCATAATGATTCGAGTCTCTTCCAAGTTCACGAGGAGCACTTCAACTCCTGGTCTATCCTCTTGTTCTACAGTTTTTTcggttgtgtttttgttgtttttgcagGTGCTCACTGATTCTTCCAGGTGGTAGATTTCCCGTGCTAGTTAATCTTCATTAATCTTTGTTTGTTAAATTCCCTGTTTCTGTAGCTTTCTTTCTTCTACGTCCTGTAATTTTCTCTATTTCCATGAATGAAGTTCTTGCACTTTCTaagcaacaaaaaaaggaatgaaaaaataaaacccacAGAAGCATCACTTTCGGCGAACTGCAGCCACATGGATTctcaaaatcatcaatttgtaaATCTTCAATTGACACACATCAAACTTCATAAATTCATAAGTATTTATGTCGTGCGAAATTGCCAGTAAACTGCAACCGTTATGTTGAAGCATACGAATTCCCCATGTGAGTAGTTCATGGTAGTTAGCATATGCTTTCGCAGTACTTAAGAACAGAATTGGACCTTCTGAATGCTAAGCTTTCGACAAGAAATACAGATAACTTGGGGAAACAGGGTTCTGAACTAATCACCTGTTTCCCCACTCCCTAACGATggaaactgaaaatgaaaatcatcatttttccatttccaCGAGACATACGTATGCTCAAAAAGCACGAGAAATAAACCAAGAAACTCAAATGTAGCATATGAATTCACCACATAGGTTTCATCTGCTTGAATAAAGAGGTTGCAACCAGAGTCTCCTCTCACATCAAATTAATCTGGACCGATAAATCATTGATACAAGGATCCACAAACTATAGCTAACAGAGACAACTGAATCACAACACAATAATTCCATCGAAGAAAAGTTCTCACAATgctttaagaaaaaaaattacataaatgGAAGAAAAGCTACAATCTGGCAGGTATGAAGCCATGTGGGATATCGGCATTTACAACCGAAGACGGAAGGAAAGATAACCACTCTAGCCTCTGTGCAACAAGAAAATCACAAAGAATACCcgaaagaaattcaaaaaacaattttacaACAATACCATTGATTCTAAGAAATACAACTACACTACTAGAACTCCTTAGTAGGCTTCCAACAGGATGTAGCATAGATAATCCTCCCCTTCCAACCCTGCAGCATCCAGTTGCTATCCTCATCCACAACAAAATCCTTATTATGAGCCCTCCCTACATAACCCCTCACATCCTCCATAATCTCCCGGTCAAGCGGAAGCTGCCGAAACCCTGCCCTCACATTCCTAGCTTGCCACTGCTTGTATGTTTCGGGCCTATCAACCCTCTTGGTACCCTCACACGCTATCACGTTCATCGCATCCCTCCCAAGCAACTCCTTCTCATACATCATCCGATATTGATCATCGCGCGGCACAGTGGCGTCGAACATATCAAACAGTGCAGAGAAGTGGAAGAGCGCCTCCTTGAAACGCGTGACAAAAAAGGGAGCATTATGTGTCCCGTTTAGAACACCGTGCACAAATAAATCTGGATTAAGCCTCTTGATTAGGTTTAGAACCTTGTCTCGCGGACTGCTCACCACTACCGTGTCATCAGGAACATTTCTTAACCGGAACAAGCAATTCACAACAAGAACTTCATCTTTGTCAACCTTTAGATCCTCAAGTTGGATGGTTTCCAATTTCTTTGCTATGGCGTGGTACTCAAATGGGACTCCAAATCTCGTGCAATACTTTTCCAACCGACGACCTGTCTCCTCAACCCTTTCCGCCGGACGGAAACCCGGTTGGGGAAGTTCTATTCCGGTGATGCGAAGCTTAGGGGGCCCTCCAGGTCTGACAGATAGACGCTGGATAAGGCAGGGCCACTGGAAGCCGTATAGTATACCAAAATCGATTATATGAAGCCTCGTTGCTTTCTCCGATAATTTCCCAATAGATTTATTCGCAAAGTAATTTGAAAGCAACTTGAAAGGGCAAGCTTTAATATATACTTGGTAGCCTTTCAAGACATCAGCCGCAGATATTCCTGCAGAAGGAAAAGCTGTGTATAATGCGGTCCCAGCACCAGCCAAACGTGTCTCAAGAGCATTTGCAAAGAAATGGGCCAATCTTTCGACACCATCACCGTGAGGAGAAGAGTGTTGCCTAATCCGGTGAAGCAGTTCATTAGCAGTTCTGGAATTGTTGCTGGAAACAGCTTGTGCACATTGAGTTAGGAGAGTCCTCAAATCCACCATTTCCTTTTGGTCGCTTTGTTTCTTACCGCGTGGCCTTCCTCCATGCGATCTTTTCGACGTGCCATTTTTCAAGGCACCATCCTCAGGGCATAACGGGGAGTCATGATGCTTGAAGGGACATTCTGCAGAGTCGTGCAAATGAGGATTCAAAGCAGGACAAAGCAACACCTTATCAAACATTTCCAATTCCGCATCAGACTCGTCCGAATAACTTGCCAACTGCTTGTTACTACGCTCACCTTCCGCATCACCACTATCCTCTCGGTCATGATTCTTCTTTCCCCTCGATCCAGTTGGTGAATGGTCCCTCTCATTTAGCTCCGCATCAGCATTACTATCTTTATATTCCAAACTTCGGCTAAACTTCAGATCTCTGCTTCCGAATTGGGAGAAAATTTGGCTCTCAGTAACAAGAGAAACCCCAACATGAGGTGGACTAACAAGAGAATCCACTAATGGCCTAAATACAGCATCTGAAAAGTTGTTTGATGAGCCAAATGAGTGCAAAAATGAATCAAAGTCGTGATCAACATGAGAAGACGGGGTAAAAGAGGATTGGAATTTGTATTGATCACGAAACCAATTGGACTCAATGAAGTTGTTGGCAGCAGCCAAACTGTTACTACTGTAACTTCCGGAAGATCTAGTGAAGCTGTCAATTGGGCTATCGGCATTTCGATCAAAAGGGCGTTGATTTTCAAGAGAAGGGGGGTATTCTTGGCCGAGGACATCATAGAATGGTTTCTCAGCAGCTTGGAGAGCCAAGCAATCCTGTTTCATGCAAGGCTTATGCTCCAAATCCTCCTCTTCCATAAGCATCTGGCTTATGTACTTGAGGACGGCATCATCTGGAGTATCCAAACCCGCGCTCGGGCCCGAAGACTGATCCGTATCACTAGGGTTCCAACCGTTGGACAGGTTACCATACTCTTGGGGATCTGAAATCGGATAACTCGATTTGAATCCATTCGCAAGAGCTTGTTTTGGAAAGCATGGAATCAACTTGCGGTCCAATTTGCACCCGTTCATTGGACCCAAATATTCATGCCCTTGGACAAGGAAATCCATaaatttttaactaaaatgaatttTCAAGA
The sequence above is a segment of the Rhododendron vialii isolate Sample 1 chromosome 13a, ASM3025357v1 genome. Coding sequences within it:
- the LOC131314697 gene encoding scarecrow-like protein 14; its protein translation is MGELEQLFSAPFLYQNRHEYSIDLPSLSSEGYTEHVSPASSSGVSSEDSNASKQGDFCDGTLRLINQMIMEEDDLESKTCMFQQGLALQATEKSFYDALGKEYPDSTFSNHLIQNPRAFTFDGSTRTPDGGQSSNSFGFVHGFVGQWLLQSIIPSKGGSGDGLVDNLFSPSHVLESSSYGSTGEEDENKQEKSPNRSIGKKTHDREDKGDFVDGGRGKKRMASFAEESNYHFEIYDKVLLCPLLNPHLHEHSSLVLVHDHDASPTGAGKKLRKKQKEPLIGSSEGERERRKKDGNKKEVVDLTTLLSECARAISRADISSVNNLLNGIRQHSSPYGDGIERLAHYFANALEARVARIGPTLYAGLTTKWISAADVRRGYEIYVKACPFNWMSNRYANRSIETLVHDSQRLHIIDFGILYGFQWPCLIQRFSMRPGGPPKIRITGIDFPQPGLRPAEMVEETGQRIAMYCKRFGVPFEFNAIAQKWDTIKLEDLKIESNEVLVVNCSYRLKNMLDEMETVNCPRDAVLNLVKRINPDIFIHGVQNGYYNAPFFLTRFREAIFYFSSLFDMFDTVVPREDDGRRMHEEEVWGRVIMNVIACEGTERVERPESYQQWQVRNVRAGFTQLPLNQEIMRELRATVKQHYNKNFVVDEDGKWMVQGWKGRIMFALSCWKPTK